The proteins below are encoded in one region of Paramisgurnus dabryanus chromosome 2, PD_genome_1.1, whole genome shotgun sequence:
- the LOC135743940 gene encoding uncharacterized protein, with protein MLSTSGWLRITAANGLGIPYLGYLELPVETMGITLPECGFLVVRDVQNSSAVPALIGMNIISRCRQLVHAEFDTTLGGELESDWREVFQHMQSVSQTKKQVVAHIAGKETVHIPAWSVSTLMVWGKGNRCLEGSSDLLLEPGKFPLPQGLIVVPSLVSTSAPLFPVRVVNLSTEDIWLQPRTRLGILSPVESLCSGEGCEVKFKRVAAGVEEITVSTEESQVGAEGLPDLLTELSLGGTAERQAELKELLLRYVNVFAVSDEELGFSDKVQHKIHLVDDVPITQPYRRIPPTQYGEVREHITKLLQKGVIKPSSRPYASPIVLVRKTDGNLRLCVDYT; from the coding sequence ATGCTTTCTACATCTGGTTGGTTAAGAATTACTGCTGCTAATGGATTAGGCATCCCGTATTTAGGTTATCTTGAACTACCAGTTGAAACTATGGGTATCACCCTGCCTGAGTGTGGGTTCCTGGTGGTAAGAGATGTACAAAATTCGTCTGCTGTGCCAGCACTCATCGGCATGAACATTATAAGCAGGTGTAGGCAATTAGTGCATGCTGAGTTTGACACCACGCTGGGTGGGGAGTTAGAATCTGACTGGAGAGAAGTTTTCCAGCACATGCAAAGTGTCAGTCAAACTAAGAAACAGGTTGTTGCACATATCGCTGGGAAGGAGACAGTGCATATTCCTGCTTGGTCAGTTTCGACGTTGATGGTCTGGGGAAAGGGGAATAGGTGTCTAGAGGGTTCGTCTGACCTGTTGTTGGAGCCTGGTAAGTTCCCCCTCCCTCAGGGGCTAATAGTGGTACCTTCTCTTGTTTCCACTTCAGCACCACTATTTCCAGTGCGAGTTGTGAATCTCTCTACAGAGGATATATGGCTGCAGCCTCGCACCCGGCTGGGTATTCTCTCTCCTGTTGAATCATTATGTtctggagagggttgtgaagtAAAGTTCAAGCGAGTCGCAGCTGGGGTGGAGGAGATTACCGTAAGCACAGAGGAGAGTCAAGTGGGGGCAGAGGGCTTACCAGACTTACTTACCGAGCTGAGTTTGGGTGGAACTGCTGAGCGGCAGGCTGAACTCAAAGAGTTGTTACTGAGGTACGTGAATGTGTTTGCAGTAAGTGATGAGGAATTAGGGTTTTCCGATAAAGTGCAGCACAAGATCCATCTGGTCGATGATGTACCGATAACACAGCCATACCGTCGCATTCCACCTACCCAATATGGGGAAGTCAGGGAACACATCACTAAGCTACTTCAAAAAGGGGTCATTAAGCCTAGTAGTAGGCCGTACGCGTCACCCATAGTACTCGTGAGAAAAACAGATGGAAACTTGAGATTGTGCGTGGACTACACTTAA